The following are encoded together in the Tepidiforma bonchosmolovskayae genome:
- the purQ gene encoding phosphoribosylformylglycinamidine synthase subunit PurQ: MRFAIIRFPGTWSDRDTYHVLHDILEQQAEIVWHRETDLSRFDAVVLPGGFSYGDYLRCGAIARFSPVMESVIAFAEAGKPVIGICNGFQVLCESHLLPGALVRNASLQFRCEWVYLRREGGSSPWVDAIPQGAVLRVPISHGEGNYYADPKTLDRLEAAGRVVFRYCDAAGNVTPEANPNGSARNIAGIINDRGNVLGMMPHPERAGEPLVGGTDGNRIWESVIRCAVEAVR, encoded by the coding sequence ATGCGCTTCGCCATCATCCGCTTCCCCGGCACCTGGAGCGACCGCGATACCTACCACGTCCTCCACGACATCCTCGAGCAGCAGGCCGAAATCGTCTGGCACCGCGAGACCGACCTTTCCCGCTTCGATGCCGTCGTTCTCCCGGGCGGCTTTTCCTACGGCGACTACCTCCGCTGCGGCGCCATCGCCCGCTTCTCCCCCGTCATGGAGTCGGTCATCGCCTTCGCCGAGGCCGGGAAGCCGGTCATCGGCATCTGCAACGGCTTCCAGGTGCTCTGCGAAAGCCACCTCCTCCCCGGCGCGCTGGTGCGCAACGCCAGCCTCCAGTTCCGCTGCGAGTGGGTCTACCTCCGCCGCGAGGGCGGCTCCAGCCCCTGGGTCGATGCCATCCCCCAGGGCGCCGTCCTCCGCGTCCCCATCAGCCACGGCGAAGGCAACTACTACGCCGACCCCAAAACGCTCGACCGCCTCGAAGCCGCCGGCCGCGTCGTCTTCCGCTACTGCGATGCCGCCGGCAACGTCACGCCCGAGGCCAACCCGAACGGCTCCGCCCGCAACATCGCCGGCATCATCAACGACCGCGGCAACGTCCTCGGCATGATGCCCCACCCTGAGCGCGCCGGCGAACCGCTCGTCGGCGGCACCGACGGCAACCGCATCTGGGAATCCGTCATCCGCTGCGCCGTCGAAGCGGTCCGTTAG
- a CDS encoding DUF4389 domain-containing protein has translation MSAAMSPAYPFGLDVDPPAKQNRLTILFRGILAIPHLLIVNILANLIQVLVFFAWVAIIITGRLPSGLGNLILGVFHWEMRVWGYTYLLAGRYPPFAFGEDTSYPIRLWGQPELEGRSRLSVFFRIILVIPHVILIAILAVIALVLLFVGWIAGIITGQLPGGIHSFLAGFSRWYARVTAYMYLLTDRYPPFSLS, from the coding sequence ATGTCTGCAGCGATGTCGCCAGCCTATCCGTTCGGCCTCGACGTCGATCCGCCCGCCAAACAGAACCGCCTGACCATCCTCTTCCGCGGCATCCTCGCGATCCCGCACCTCCTGATCGTCAACATCCTCGCCAACCTCATCCAGGTCCTCGTCTTCTTCGCCTGGGTGGCCATCATCATCACCGGCAGGCTGCCGTCGGGCCTCGGCAACCTCATCCTCGGCGTCTTCCACTGGGAGATGCGCGTCTGGGGCTACACCTACCTGCTTGCCGGCCGCTACCCGCCGTTCGCCTTCGGCGAAGACACCTCCTACCCCATCCGCCTCTGGGGCCAGCCCGAGCTTGAGGGCCGCAGCCGCCTCAGCGTCTTCTTCCGCATCATCCTCGTCATCCCGCACGTCATTCTCATCGCCATCCTCGCCGTCATCGCGCTCGTCCTGCTCTTCGTCGGCTGGATTGCGGGCATCATTACCGGCCAGCTGCCGGGCGGCATCCACAGCTTCCTCGCCGGCTTCAGCCGCTGGTACGCCCGCGTCACCGCCTACATGTACCTCCTCACCGACCGGTACCCGCCCTTCAGCCTGAGCTGA
- the purL gene encoding phosphoribosylformylglycinamidine synthase subunit PurL has translation MPVDQTALDAVALSRDEYDLLVQRLGREPNEVELGMFGSLWSEHCGYKNSKPLLRLLPSSGPRVLTAVGAENAGAIDIGDGRCVVMKVESHNHPSAIEPYQGAATGVGGIVRDIFAMGAYPIAILDSLRFGPIENPQDRYLFHGVVAGIGGYGNCLGIPTVGGEVFFAEPYAGTPLVNAMCVGVAETAKLLSARAQGEGNVLLLVGADTGRDGIHGASGLASRTDPEARFEEMRPAVQVGNPFLEKLLMEACYELASEHRDWVVGLQDLGAAGLTSSVVECCAKGGSGAILDLEKVPRREQGMTPYEVMLSESQERMLVIAKKEHVADVTALFERWELHCAPIGVVTAGNEVVVREHGVEVARVPVDIATDPPQYRRQGVRPAELAELNAFDPGSLPDLAPDQAAGALLRLLARPNIASKRGVYRQYDHQVLANTVVPPGGDAAVLRVPGTGRGIAVKTDGNARLVYLDPYTGGAIAVAEAARNVVCTGAQPVAVTDCLNFGNPERPDVYYTLEHAIRGIAEACLQLETPVVSGNVSLYNEAGGRPVYPTPVIGMLGLLDDVARHLRAAFPGPGCQVVLLGAGLEQPASTLGGSEYLEAEHGRVAGMPAIDLPLEKRLQQLVLRAHAEGLLLSAHDCAEGGLAVALAESCILGGCGFEGPAELPGRLDAALFGEAQSRIVVAIPADTYRQGGGFARLRDLGAELGVPVTPLGRTTREPRFCLGPVDLDLAALQSAYESLIDA, from the coding sequence ATGCCCGTCGACCAGACCGCCCTCGATGCCGTCGCACTCAGCCGCGACGAGTACGACCTCCTCGTGCAGCGGCTCGGCCGCGAACCGAACGAGGTCGAACTCGGCATGTTCGGCTCCCTCTGGAGCGAGCACTGCGGCTACAAGAACAGCAAGCCGCTCCTCCGCCTCCTCCCCTCCAGCGGCCCGCGCGTCCTCACCGCCGTCGGCGCCGAAAACGCCGGCGCCATCGATATCGGCGACGGCCGCTGCGTCGTCATGAAGGTCGAGTCGCACAACCACCCCTCCGCCATCGAGCCGTACCAGGGCGCGGCCACCGGCGTCGGCGGCATCGTCCGCGATATCTTCGCCATGGGCGCCTACCCCATCGCCATCCTCGACTCCCTCCGCTTCGGTCCCATCGAGAACCCCCAGGACCGCTATCTCTTTCACGGCGTCGTCGCCGGCATCGGCGGCTACGGCAACTGCCTCGGCATCCCCACCGTCGGCGGCGAAGTCTTCTTCGCCGAACCGTACGCCGGCACCCCGCTCGTCAATGCCATGTGCGTCGGCGTCGCCGAAACCGCGAAGCTCCTCAGCGCCCGCGCCCAGGGCGAAGGCAACGTCCTCCTCCTCGTCGGCGCCGATACCGGCCGCGACGGCATCCACGGCGCCAGCGGCCTCGCTTCCCGGACCGACCCCGAGGCCCGCTTCGAAGAGATGCGCCCTGCAGTCCAGGTCGGCAACCCCTTCCTCGAAAAGCTCCTCATGGAGGCCTGCTACGAGCTCGCCTCCGAGCACCGCGACTGGGTCGTCGGCCTCCAGGACCTCGGCGCCGCCGGCCTCACCAGCTCCGTCGTCGAATGCTGCGCAAAGGGCGGCTCCGGCGCCATCCTCGACCTCGAGAAGGTCCCGCGCCGCGAACAGGGCATGACCCCCTACGAAGTCATGCTTTCCGAAAGCCAGGAGCGTATGCTCGTCATCGCGAAGAAAGAGCACGTCGCCGATGTCACCGCCCTCTTCGAGCGCTGGGAGCTCCACTGCGCGCCCATCGGTGTCGTCACCGCAGGCAACGAAGTCGTCGTCCGCGAGCACGGCGTCGAAGTCGCCCGCGTCCCCGTCGATATCGCCACCGACCCGCCCCAGTACCGCCGCCAGGGCGTCCGCCCGGCCGAGCTCGCCGAACTGAACGCCTTCGACCCGGGCTCCCTGCCGGACCTCGCCCCGGACCAGGCGGCCGGCGCCCTCCTCCGCCTGCTTGCCCGGCCCAACATCGCCTCGAAGCGCGGCGTCTACCGCCAGTACGACCACCAGGTCCTCGCGAACACCGTCGTCCCCCCGGGCGGCGATGCCGCCGTCCTGCGCGTGCCCGGCACCGGCCGCGGCATTGCCGTCAAAACCGACGGCAACGCCCGCCTCGTCTACCTCGACCCCTACACCGGCGGCGCCATCGCCGTCGCCGAGGCCGCCCGCAACGTCGTCTGCACCGGCGCTCAGCCCGTCGCCGTCACCGACTGCCTCAACTTCGGCAACCCCGAGCGCCCCGACGTCTACTACACCCTCGAGCACGCCATCCGCGGCATCGCCGAGGCCTGCCTCCAGCTCGAAACCCCCGTCGTCAGCGGCAACGTCTCGCTTTACAACGAGGCCGGCGGCCGCCCTGTCTACCCCACCCCCGTCATCGGCATGCTCGGCCTCCTCGACGACGTCGCCCGCCACCTGCGCGCCGCCTTCCCCGGCCCCGGGTGCCAGGTCGTCCTCCTCGGCGCCGGCCTCGAACAGCCGGCCAGCACCCTCGGCGGCTCCGAATACCTCGAAGCCGAGCACGGCCGCGTCGCCGGCATGCCCGCCATCGACCTCCCCCTCGAAAAGCGGCTCCAGCAGCTCGTCCTCCGCGCCCACGCCGAGGGGCTCCTCCTCAGCGCCCACGACTGCGCCGAAGGCGGCCTCGCCGTCGCCCTCGCCGAGAGCTGCATCCTCGGCGGCTGCGGCTTCGAAGGCCCGGCTGAGCTTCCCGGCCGGCTCGACGCCGCCCTCTTCGGCGAAGCCCAGTCCCGGATCGTTGTGGCCATCCCCGCCGATACCTACCGCCAGGGCGGCGGCTTCGCCCGCCTCCGCGACCTCGGCGCCGAACTCGGCGTGCCGGTCACTCCCCTCGGGCGCACCACCCGCGAGCCGCGCTTCTGCCTCGGCCCGGTCGACCTCGACCTCGCGGCCCTCCAGTCCGCCTACGAGTCGCTCATCGACGCCTGA
- a CDS encoding site-2 protease family protein codes for MFGGSFRVARLFGIDIEVHPSWFLIIAFLSYSLSEGLFPARYKGWGTGTYWAIGVTAAFLLFFTVLLHELAHALVAKRRGLPVPRITLFIFGGVSHLARQPSSAGEEFQIAAAGPATSFVIAAVTGLAGLLLGSLNEQLEAILYYLAGVNALLGVFNMLPGFPLDGGRVLRSIAWKRSGSFRKATRTAAGVGELFGYLLMTVGFFLLLGGLLLDGLWLMFIGWFLLGAARGEASNLQLEGILRRLTARDVMRTDFPTVVPGLPLQAVVDDYMVGHGERAVIVEHGGAVLGILTVTDIRRVPRTEWPSTPAQAVMTPRERVVTVDASTPAVEVLTLLGEKALNQVPVLENGRMVGLVTRREILDRLQLAESLGANTPAIDEERPAAPTPGA; via the coding sequence GTGTTCGGCGGCTCCTTTCGCGTGGCGCGCCTCTTCGGCATCGATATCGAAGTCCACCCGTCGTGGTTCCTGATCATCGCCTTCCTCTCCTACTCCCTTTCGGAAGGGCTCTTCCCGGCGCGCTACAAGGGCTGGGGCACCGGAACCTACTGGGCCATCGGCGTCACTGCCGCCTTCCTCCTCTTCTTCACCGTCCTCCTCCACGAGCTCGCCCACGCCCTCGTCGCGAAACGCCGCGGCCTCCCGGTGCCGCGGATCACGCTCTTCATCTTCGGCGGCGTCTCCCATCTCGCCCGCCAGCCGTCCTCCGCCGGCGAAGAGTTCCAGATCGCCGCGGCCGGGCCGGCCACCAGCTTCGTCATCGCCGCCGTCACCGGGCTCGCCGGCCTCCTCCTCGGCTCCCTCAACGAGCAGCTCGAGGCCATCCTCTACTACCTCGCCGGCGTCAACGCCCTGCTCGGCGTCTTCAACATGCTCCCCGGCTTCCCGCTCGATGGCGGCCGCGTCCTCCGCTCCATCGCCTGGAAGCGGAGCGGCAGCTTCCGCAAGGCCACCCGCACCGCCGCCGGCGTCGGCGAGCTCTTCGGCTACCTGCTCATGACCGTCGGCTTCTTCCTCCTCCTCGGCGGCCTCCTGCTCGATGGCCTCTGGCTCATGTTCATCGGCTGGTTCCTCCTCGGCGCCGCCCGCGGCGAGGCCTCCAACCTCCAGCTCGAAGGCATCCTCCGGCGCCTCACCGCCCGCGATGTCATGCGCACCGACTTCCCCACCGTCGTGCCCGGCCTCCCCCTCCAGGCCGTCGTCGACGACTACATGGTCGGCCACGGCGAGCGCGCCGTGATCGTCGAACACGGCGGCGCTGTCCTCGGCATCCTCACCGTCACCGATATCCGACGCGTCCCGCGCACGGAGTGGCCCTCCACGCCAGCGCAGGCTGTCATGACCCCCCGCGAGCGCGTCGTCACCGTCGATGCCTCCACCCCCGCCGTCGAGGTCCTCACCCTCCTCGGCGAAAAGGCGCTGAACCAGGTCCCCGTGCTCGAAAACGGCCGGATGGTCGGCCTCGTCACCCGGCGCGAGATTCTCGACCGCCTCCAGCTCGCCGAGAGCCTCGGCGCCAACACCCCCGCCATCGACGAAGAGCGGCCCGCAGCTCCCACGCCCGGCGCCTGA
- a CDS encoding glycoside hydrolase family protein produces the protein MAARKTARTGMRRSSWVPASWIVAALLALTGLAFTACGSGSGSGSGTPGAGPGGPGPTVVRPEPAGEPRTVLLGFSSLPAELTSQSYIQAFATAAQYADLLLIQRTPPWAEFLPGGTISNETAETTRLETALLKQYSNLRLYYAIDPTDGAVQRSRLANLPSSVDVQAGFEDPDVRAAFVAYAAYIAKNYKPAYMALGLEINMTYERAPRQFEAFATLYDEAYAVVKGNSPGTKVFPTWQLEDLEGTFGQVHPPRWELIERFRGKMDVLAISTYPFLGEVRSVADIREDYYRQLRTRWSGEILVAETGYPSAPVEGREAVGTEAEQKAYLQRVLTEAEQLGFSGVVWFAALDPAFATTGPAVAFKDVGLRRSDGSNKQAWALWEEWARRPLAAGQR, from the coding sequence ATGGCTGCAAGGAAGACTGCGCGCACGGGCATGCGCCGCTCCTCGTGGGTCCCCGCCAGCTGGATTGTAGCAGCGCTGCTGGCGCTCACCGGGCTGGCCTTTACCGCCTGCGGCAGCGGAAGCGGCAGCGGCTCCGGGACGCCAGGGGCCGGGCCGGGCGGGCCGGGACCGACCGTGGTGCGGCCGGAGCCGGCGGGCGAGCCGCGGACGGTGCTGCTCGGGTTCAGCTCGCTGCCGGCGGAGCTGACGAGCCAGTCGTACATCCAGGCGTTCGCGACAGCGGCACAGTACGCCGACCTCCTGCTCATCCAGCGGACGCCGCCGTGGGCGGAGTTCCTCCCGGGCGGGACGATTTCGAACGAAACGGCGGAGACGACGCGGCTGGAGACGGCGCTGCTGAAGCAATACAGCAACCTCCGGCTGTACTACGCGATCGACCCGACGGATGGGGCGGTGCAGCGGAGCCGGCTGGCGAACCTGCCGTCGTCGGTCGATGTGCAGGCCGGGTTTGAAGACCCGGACGTGCGGGCGGCGTTCGTGGCCTACGCGGCCTACATCGCGAAGAACTACAAACCGGCGTACATGGCGCTCGGGCTCGAGATCAATATGACCTACGAGCGGGCGCCGCGGCAGTTCGAGGCCTTTGCGACGCTGTACGATGAGGCGTACGCGGTGGTGAAGGGGAACAGCCCGGGGACGAAGGTGTTCCCGACGTGGCAGCTGGAGGACCTCGAGGGGACGTTCGGGCAGGTGCACCCGCCGCGCTGGGAGCTGATCGAACGGTTCCGCGGGAAGATGGACGTGCTGGCGATCAGTACGTACCCGTTCCTCGGCGAGGTGCGGAGCGTGGCAGACATCCGGGAGGACTACTACCGCCAGCTTCGGACGCGGTGGAGCGGCGAGATCCTGGTTGCGGAGACGGGCTACCCGTCGGCGCCGGTGGAGGGCCGGGAGGCGGTGGGCACGGAGGCGGAGCAGAAGGCGTACCTGCAGCGGGTGCTGACGGAGGCGGAGCAGCTCGGGTTCAGCGGGGTGGTATGGTTCGCGGCGCTCGACCCGGCCTTCGCGACGACCGGCCCCGCGGTGGCGTTCAAGGATGTCGGCCTGCGACGCTCGGACGGTTCGAACAAGCAGGCGTGGGCGCTCTGGGAGGAATGGGCGCGGCGTCCGCTGGCGGCGGGGCAGCGGTAG
- a CDS encoding penicillin-binding transpeptidase domain-containing protein, which produces MPVRAVFLAAIIIGLLAGGAVAGARWAASRGGSDSPSAAAPEPGSPAAAAAEFAAAWAAGDLQALYLLLSPAAQRTYSYEAFADAYRTFEEQVTVTQTAVRAADVNGSAARLDVRLATAYFGTLEYSTALPLVPAPGRYLVEWTPAVIHPRLAGGYAFSSVIQRPVRGTIYDRNGIELAVTREIRHVGLNRGVITDRPGLEAALLAFGFTREQVDAAFASPAPLNHRVRVGPIPDDRVEEANRLLRPFQGVIIYVETQRVHPLGPAAAHVVGYTREYTAEELKARAGQGFRPGDRVGAAGLEAVFNDRLAGSIGAELRLIGPDGAVAEVLISRPFRQGEDLRTTLDAPTLQRAYERLGGRAGAAVVVDPATNGLLALVSSPSFDPDAFERGDAAALAAITAAPGAPLANRAATGLYSAGSTFKLVTGAAGMVYLGLTPNDRLDCGAIWYGVDPPRRNWEGSQGSLTIAEALMRSCNPVFYEIALRLYNQFDDALAAMARQFGFGAPTGTLGVVEEAGLVPDAAWKRRTTGQPWYPGDEVNLGIGQGDLLITPLQLANAYSTFVTGQLRTPRLLEEAEATVRGTLPLTPEQHAHLMRGLELVTGPRGTAAAAFALAGYTDFAGKSGTAEDAGAQQHVLFVAMRPAKQPRAIAAVVLDDGKSGSIEAGPIARDILLAALR; this is translated from the coding sequence ATGCCCGTGCGCGCAGTCTTCCTTGCAGCCATCATCATTGGCCTCCTGGCCGGCGGCGCCGTGGCCGGCGCGCGGTGGGCCGCCTCCCGGGGCGGCAGCGATTCCCCGTCCGCCGCAGCGCCCGAGCCCGGCTCCCCCGCCGCAGCCGCCGCCGAGTTCGCGGCCGCCTGGGCCGCCGGCGACCTCCAGGCCCTCTACCTGCTCCTCTCCCCGGCCGCGCAGCGCACGTACAGCTACGAGGCCTTCGCCGATGCCTACCGCACCTTCGAAGAGCAGGTCACCGTGACCCAAACCGCCGTGCGCGCCGCCGATGTGAACGGCTCCGCCGCCCGCCTCGACGTGCGCCTCGCTACAGCCTATTTCGGCACGCTCGAATACTCCACCGCCCTCCCCCTCGTCCCTGCACCAGGCCGTTACCTTGTCGAATGGACCCCTGCCGTCATCCATCCCCGCCTCGCCGGCGGCTACGCCTTCAGCTCCGTCATCCAGCGCCCTGTCCGCGGCACCATCTACGACCGGAACGGCATCGAACTCGCCGTCACCCGCGAAATCCGCCACGTCGGCCTTAACCGCGGCGTCATCACCGATCGGCCCGGCCTCGAAGCAGCCCTCCTCGCCTTCGGCTTCACCCGCGAGCAGGTCGATGCCGCCTTCGCCTCCCCCGCGCCCCTCAACCACCGCGTCCGCGTCGGCCCCATCCCCGACGACCGCGTCGAAGAGGCCAATCGGCTCCTCCGCCCTTTCCAGGGCGTCATCATCTATGTCGAAACCCAGCGCGTGCACCCCCTCGGCCCGGCCGCCGCCCACGTCGTTGGCTACACCCGCGAGTACACCGCCGAGGAGCTCAAAGCCCGCGCCGGCCAGGGCTTCCGCCCCGGCGACCGCGTCGGCGCCGCCGGTCTCGAAGCCGTGTTCAACGACCGTCTCGCCGGGAGCATCGGCGCCGAACTCCGCCTCATCGGCCCCGACGGCGCCGTCGCCGAAGTGCTCATCTCCCGCCCCTTCCGCCAGGGCGAGGACCTCCGCACCACGCTCGACGCCCCGACCCTCCAGCGCGCCTACGAACGCCTCGGCGGCCGCGCTGGCGCAGCCGTCGTCGTCGACCCTGCGACCAACGGCCTCCTCGCCCTCGTCAGCTCCCCCAGCTTCGACCCCGACGCCTTCGAACGCGGCGATGCCGCTGCCCTCGCGGCCATCACGGCCGCGCCCGGCGCTCCCCTCGCCAACCGCGCCGCCACCGGCCTCTACTCGGCCGGCTCCACCTTCAAGCTGGTCACCGGCGCGGCCGGGATGGTCTACCTCGGGCTCACCCCGAACGACCGGCTCGATTGCGGCGCCATCTGGTACGGCGTCGACCCGCCCCGCCGCAACTGGGAAGGGAGCCAGGGTTCGCTCACCATCGCCGAGGCCCTCATGCGCTCCTGCAACCCCGTCTTCTACGAAATCGCCCTCCGCCTCTACAACCAGTTCGATGACGCCCTCGCCGCGATGGCCCGCCAGTTCGGCTTCGGCGCCCCCACCGGCACCCTCGGCGTCGTCGAAGAAGCCGGCCTCGTGCCCGATGCCGCCTGGAAGCGCCGGACCACCGGCCAGCCCTGGTACCCCGGCGACGAAGTCAACCTCGGCATCGGCCAGGGCGACCTCCTCATCACCCCACTCCAGCTCGCCAACGCCTACAGCACCTTCGTGACTGGCCAGCTCCGCACCCCGCGCCTCCTCGAGGAGGCCGAGGCGACGGTGCGCGGCACACTCCCGCTTACCCCGGAGCAGCACGCCCACCTCATGCGCGGACTCGAGCTCGTCACCGGCCCCCGCGGCACCGCCGCTGCCGCCTTCGCACTGGCCGGCTATACCGACTTCGCCGGCAAATCCGGCACCGCTGAAGACGCCGGGGCCCAGCAGCACGTCCTCTTCGTCGCCATGCGTCCCGCGAAGCAGCCCCGCGCCATCGCCGCAGTCGTCCTCGATGACGGCAAATCCGGCTCCATCGAAGCCGGGCCGATCGCCCGCGACATCCTCCTCGCTGCCCTCCGGTAG
- a CDS encoding enoyl-CoA hydratase/isomerase family protein — translation MPGTVLYEREGRIATITYNRPEALNAINAELREDLDAAWVRFRDDEEAWVAIVTGAGRAFCAGADLRGAAPPRGATHWETPSLTSLENGLEIWKPTIAAVNGYCLGFGCTLAAACDFVIASERAEFGFPEVRLGIPTIQGAVRMPQKVGWQYAMELLLIGERVDAYRAKEMGLAWKVVPHERLMDEARALAERLLKSAPLAVRATKEVAWRGQQMPWVEAIRFGETMRRVAQATEDAREGMAAARERREPQWKGC, via the coding sequence ATGCCGGGAACCGTGCTGTACGAACGCGAGGGGCGGATCGCGACGATCACCTACAACCGGCCCGAGGCGCTCAACGCCATCAACGCGGAGCTGCGGGAGGACCTCGACGCGGCGTGGGTGCGCTTCCGGGACGACGAGGAGGCGTGGGTCGCGATCGTGACCGGGGCAGGGCGCGCCTTCTGCGCCGGGGCCGACCTGCGGGGGGCAGCGCCGCCGCGCGGGGCAACCCACTGGGAGACGCCGAGCCTGACGTCGCTGGAGAACGGGCTCGAAATCTGGAAGCCCACGATTGCGGCCGTGAACGGCTACTGCCTCGGGTTCGGCTGCACGCTGGCAGCGGCCTGCGACTTCGTGATCGCGAGCGAACGGGCGGAGTTCGGCTTCCCGGAGGTGCGGCTGGGCATCCCGACGATCCAGGGTGCGGTGCGGATGCCGCAGAAGGTCGGCTGGCAGTACGCGATGGAGCTGCTGCTCATCGGGGAGCGGGTCGATGCCTACCGGGCGAAGGAGATGGGGCTCGCCTGGAAGGTGGTCCCGCACGAGCGGCTGATGGACGAGGCCCGGGCGCTGGCGGAGCGGCTGCTGAAATCGGCGCCGCTGGCCGTGCGGGCGACGAAGGAGGTCGCATGGCGGGGCCAGCAGATGCCGTGGGTGGAAGCGATCCGGTTCGGCGAGACGATGCGGCGGGTGGCCCAGGCGACGGAGGACGCGCGCGAGGGGATGGCGGCCGCGCGGGAGCGCCGGGAGCCGCAATGGAAGGGGTGCTGA